One stretch of Thermanaerosceptrum fracticalcis DNA includes these proteins:
- a CDS encoding DUF2800 domain-containing protein, with translation MSEQHALLSASSSHKWLICTPSARLEEKLPETKSEYAEEGRLAHAIAELKAKKHFTEPMGPKTFARKLKALQENPLYQEEMLRHTDTYLDYLSGIAHGFSAPPYIAIEKRLDYSTYAPEGFGTGDCIIIGGNVMHIIDFKYGKGVPVSAERNPQMMLYALGAYAAYSILYQIETVKMAIIQPRLDVISEYEMPLADLLAWGESIKPIAQKAFKGEGEFVSGEHCKFCRAKALCRARAEFNTSLEEYHGMKPPLITNEEVGAILVRAQNLATWVKDLEEYALAECLKGNEIPGWKAVEGRSVRQFTDQDEAFKVLVNAGYDEAILYERKPITLASVEKLLGKAKFKELLTEYVNTPPGKPTLAPESDKRQAITLQADPNEVFKNEIGGNENE, from the coding sequence ATGAGCGAACAACACGCCCTGCTGTCTGCCAGCAGCTCTCATAAATGGCTGATATGTACACCGTCAGCCAGGCTCGAAGAAAAGCTGCCCGAGACAAAAAGCGAATACGCGGAAGAAGGCCGCTTGGCGCATGCGATAGCAGAACTGAAAGCTAAAAAGCACTTCACTGAACCGATGGGCCCGAAAACATTTGCCAGAAAACTGAAAGCGCTGCAAGAAAACCCGTTGTACCAGGAAGAGATGCTCAGACATACCGATACATACCTGGACTATTTATCCGGAATTGCGCACGGATTCAGCGCACCGCCATATATCGCAATCGAGAAAAGACTGGATTACAGCACATATGCTCCGGAGGGCTTTGGGACCGGCGATTGCATCATAATCGGTGGAAATGTGATGCACATAATCGACTTTAAATACGGCAAGGGCGTCCCGGTGAGCGCTGAACGAAACCCGCAAATGATGCTTTACGCCCTGGGCGCTTATGCGGCCTATAGCATCCTGTACCAGATTGAGACTGTGAAAATGGCGATCATACAACCGCGTCTTGATGTTATCTCAGAATATGAAATGCCCTTGGCTGACCTGCTGGCTTGGGGTGAAAGTATCAAACCAATAGCTCAAAAAGCTTTCAAAGGTGAGGGTGAGTTTGTTTCCGGCGAACATTGCAAATTCTGCCGAGCAAAAGCCCTCTGCCGGGCCCGGGCTGAGTTTAATACCAGCCTGGAAGAATATCACGGCATGAAGCCACCTCTTATCACCAATGAAGAGGTGGGCGCAATCCTGGTGAGAGCGCAAAACCTGGCCACCTGGGTTAAAGATTTGGAAGAGTACGCATTGGCTGAATGTTTGAAAGGCAATGAAATACCCGGCTGGAAGGCGGTCGAGGGACGCAGCGTGAGACAATTCACCGATCAAGATGAAGCGTTTAAAGTTCTTGTTAATGCTGGTTATGATGAAGCTATACTTTATGAGCGCAAACCGATTACGCTGGCAAGCGTTGAAAAACTACTCGGTAAAGCGAAATTTAAAGAACTGCTAACCGAATACGTCAACACGCCACCCGGCAAACCGACACTCGCACCTGAAAGCGATAAGCGTCAAGCGATTACATTGCAAGCGGATCCAAATGAAGTATTTAAAAATGAGATTGGAGGAAATGAAAATGAGTAA
- a CDS encoding DUF6906 family protein, whose protein sequence is MGKRPTLRQKILISSKRLNPDNWLVLQDRPDALVILHRHSTKPREIPKGGGEHKCQSLTKIRATK, encoded by the coding sequence ATGGGCAAACGGCCAACCCTGCGGCAAAAAATCCTCATTTCGTCCAAACGCCTGAACCCTGACAATTGGCTTGTATTGCAAGACAGGCCTGACGCTTTGGTGATATTGCACCGACACAGCACCAAGCCGAGAGAAATACCGAAGGGAGGGGGTGAGCACAAATGCCAGTCACTTACAAAAATTCGAGCAACAAAATAA
- a CDS encoding helix-turn-helix domain-containing protein — translation MKKSNKPLKHQPYLRFKLFLLENRIKQKEVAKLLNVSHVTVSQKINGTLDFSFSEVEKICQHYGIELDIFSTKKLRNSNTKLA, via the coding sequence ATGAAAAAGAGTAATAAACCGCTTAAACATCAGCCATATCTGAGGTTTAAGCTTTTTCTTTTGGAGAATAGAATAAAACAAAAGGAAGTCGCTAAACTACTTAATGTAAGCCATGTCACAGTCAGTCAAAAAATAAATGGAACTCTTGATTTTTCATTCTCAGAAGTTGAAAAAATATGCCAACACTATGGAATAGAGTTGGATATTTTTTCAACTAAAAAGTTGCGTAATAGCAACACCAAGCTAGCATAG
- a CDS encoding site-specific integrase — MANIRKRPNGTYQAAIYVGRDANGKKIIEYITRDSWHECKAAAREREQELEAWNNGGSLKKIKVVDWIEEWIGLNEKRLSPSTVKLYKMYLRAHYAPFFGNMKLDKLAGNEILLRRFMAEKLKTVSANTTCKLMTVLNKILREALRDKNPLKYIELPKKEKYVPHVPNDAEFAQIHEAVKGTIDELFILLAAWCGLRLGEICALKPNDIFRERGVIRVDESLAVNDQYEWEYKPPKSANGVREIAVPEYLMDLLNDYIIKKGKIPDKIFDYVPGGYTHRWARIVKEKNLPDIRFHDLRHYHASWLYAQGIPDQYAAKRLGHDIQTLKGIYQHLGLDKEKILDDNIRQLLPRGKKQKENAGQNNQEAT; from the coding sequence ATGGCAAACATAAGGAAGCGGCCAAACGGGACATATCAGGCTGCCATATATGTTGGCCGGGATGCAAATGGGAAAAAGATCATAGAATACATCACCCGGGACAGTTGGCACGAGTGCAAGGCTGCTGCCAGGGAAAGGGAACAGGAGCTGGAGGCATGGAATAACGGTGGCTCCCTCAAGAAAATCAAAGTCGTTGATTGGATAGAGGAATGGATAGGACTCAACGAAAAAAGACTCTCTCCTTCCACAGTGAAACTATACAAGATGTACCTGCGCGCACACTATGCGCCTTTTTTTGGCAACATGAAGCTGGACAAGCTGGCCGGAAATGAAATATTACTTCGCCGCTTTATGGCCGAAAAACTGAAAACCGTTTCCGCCAATACTACCTGTAAACTAATGACCGTTTTAAATAAAATTCTTAGGGAGGCCCTGAGAGACAAAAACCCACTTAAATACATTGAGCTTCCCAAGAAAGAGAAATACGTCCCACATGTTCCAAATGACGCTGAGTTCGCTCAAATTCATGAGGCAGTGAAAGGTACTATAGATGAGCTTTTCATTCTTCTGGCGGCCTGGTGTGGGCTTAGACTGGGTGAAATATGCGCCCTTAAACCAAATGATATTTTTCGGGAAAGAGGGGTTATCAGAGTTGACGAAAGCCTGGCCGTGAATGACCAATACGAATGGGAGTACAAGCCTCCCAAGTCGGCAAACGGTGTCAGAGAGATAGCGGTTCCTGAATATCTGATGGATCTACTCAATGACTATATAATCAAAAAAGGAAAAATCCCCGATAAGATATTTGACTATGTACCGGGAGGATACACTCACCGCTGGGCCCGAATAGTCAAAGAGAAAAACCTCCCTGACATTCGTTTTCATGACCTGCGCCACTATCACGCATCCTGGTTGTATGCCCAGGGCATCCCGGACCAGTATGCCGCAAAAAGGTTAGGCCACGACATTCAAACGCTCAAAGGGATATACCAGCACCTGGGCCTGGATAAAGAAAAGATTCTGGATGATAACATTAGACAACTACTTCCCAGAGGAAAAAAACAAAAAGAAAATGCCGGACAAAATAATCAAGAGGCCACCTAA
- the lexA gene encoding transcriptional repressor LexA, with the protein MPKTFGDRLYELRKESGLTMDEFIEAFNRKYPGTILNKSIVSRYENNIHTPKRFTIVEQIADFFGVSISYMAGKSDNKFGGEENCKKLPVIGTIAAGTPIFAQENIESYEYVPDNFHADFCLRVKGDSMINARILDGDIVYIRKQSDVENGEIAAVLIDNEEATLKRVYKLNGTIILRAENPNYKDIIITKKDNKDIKIIGKAIFFKSEVR; encoded by the coding sequence ATGCCAAAAACTTTTGGCGATAGGCTTTATGAATTAAGGAAAGAAAGCGGATTGACTATGGATGAATTTATAGAAGCGTTTAATCGTAAATATCCAGGTACAATATTAAATAAATCAATAGTTTCAAGATATGAAAATAATATACATACTCCCAAAAGGTTTACTATAGTTGAGCAAATCGCTGATTTTTTTGGAGTATCTATAAGCTATATGGCGGGAAAATCAGATAACAAATTTGGGGGCGAGGAAAACTGCAAAAAACTCCCTGTCATCGGCACAATTGCCGCAGGAACCCCCATTTTTGCCCAGGAAAACATCGAGAGTTACGAATACGTACCAGATAACTTTCACGCTGACTTCTGTCTTCGGGTCAAAGGGGACAGCATGATAAATGCTCGCATTTTAGATGGAGACATTGTTTATATACGTAAACAATCTGACGTAGAAAACGGCGAAATTGCTGCCGTCCTAATCGACAATGAAGAGGCCACTTTAAAAAGAGTGTACAAGCTCAACGGCACAATAATACTTCGTGCCGAAAACCCAAACTATAAAGACATAATCATAACAAAAAAAGACAATAAAGATATAAAAATTATTGGTAAGGCAATATTTTTTAAATCGGAGGTGAGATAA
- a CDS encoding BRO-N domain-containing protein: MSNLALIKSEHFGDIQCDFYRNEQEQICMTTEQLGQALGYEYPKQAISKILDRYPYLREIEFSGVVKLGTPSGVQETRVFTEDGIYEVTFLAKTEKARAFRAWVRKILKALRKGEVVVVSPDKLQELEIKRMNAEARLINARVRQAKLILQSKDGKSLSPVSVELLNINALEVLTDSKINYRPEVEKTYTASDIAKETGISANKIGKIANANGLKTPEYGISVLDKSPYSDKQVPSWRYNEKGRQKLLELLKTKVKER; the protein is encoded by the coding sequence ATGAGTAATCTAGCCTTAATCAAATCCGAACACTTCGGAGATATTCAATGTGATTTCTACCGAAACGAACAAGAGCAAATCTGTATGACTACCGAGCAACTAGGACAAGCCTTGGGTTATGAATACCCCAAGCAAGCAATCAGCAAAATACTTGACCGCTACCCGTACTTAAGAGAGATTGAATTCTCAGGGGTAGTCAAATTGGGTACCCCTTCCGGAGTTCAGGAAACCCGCGTATTCACCGAGGACGGCATTTACGAAGTAACCTTTTTGGCCAAAACGGAAAAGGCCCGCGCATTCCGTGCCTGGGTGCGCAAAATCCTCAAGGCCCTCCGCAAGGGCGAGGTCGTCGTAGTATCCCCGGACAAGCTCCAGGAGCTCGAAATAAAACGCATGAACGCCGAAGCCAGGCTGATAAACGCAAGAGTACGGCAGGCCAAGTTAATCCTGCAATCCAAAGACGGGAAATCACTCAGCCCCGTATCAGTTGAACTGCTCAACATTAACGCGCTGGAAGTACTGACCGACAGCAAAATTAACTATCGCCCGGAGGTGGAAAAAACATACACCGCATCAGATATAGCCAAAGAAACAGGAATAAGCGCTAACAAAATAGGTAAGATTGCTAATGCGAACGGACTGAAAACGCCCGAGTACGGCATCAGCGTGCTGGACAAGTCTCCGTATAGTGACAAGCAAGTGCCAAGTTGGCGGTATAACGAAAAGGGCCGTCAGAAGCTGCTAGAACTGCTAAAAACAAAAGTGAAGGAGCGATGA